In one Alnus glutinosa chromosome 14, dhAlnGlut1.1, whole genome shotgun sequence genomic region, the following are encoded:
- the LOC133858134 gene encoding uncharacterized protein LOC133858134 isoform X3: MKEEIHKVSRFIQTVVATAFHYRKALANNSLKRDSILPSERPSKVKFVRWSPPTMTQKFKLDTHASISKQHIFLRYVLFDHRGIHLLRRAKVIRIENNTIVKAVEKNKNLKILEAEARVLELALFDLQERGWLPGVVQLGCTFLSQKLAGISPLYTVNSEELQNVIERCMHIIDENHIQVYWTHRRANVVANSLMESAKRYKNDICSTKLDRALCRFIWDQMFGPFKPYLCKTTNTSQERWKYLLSDEDGFAQKIMSWINMALNKESIPREIIFEISTAKGLRLVERYLMSITPANNKASYSSQNQIIHMLIDILEHLEPIPVPRTITMYLRFEAEIKLLSNDLFESCSSKDLTFRSYPPAFYYQLGAIRLRSLVVTLRVLSYFAPGLSIRRLNFGPRINFRGKMPSEKPPKDFKARYLKGAHKKDDELYNYKVVEAIYF, encoded by the exons ATGAAAGAGGAG ATTCACAAGGTTAGCCGATTCATCCAGACAGTCGTTGCAACAGCATTTCATTACAGAAAGGCACTGGCAAACAACAGCCTTAAAAGAGACTCCATACTTCCGTCAG aaCGTCCTTCCAAAGTTAAATTTGTAAGATGGTCACCTCCAACAATGACGCAAAAATTTAAACTTGACACACATGCAAGTATTTCAAAACAACACATTTTCTTGAGATATGTCCTCTTTGACCATCGTGGTATACATCTTCTACGACGTGCAAAAGTTATTAGAATTGAAAATAACACTATTGTGAAGGCTgtggaaaaaaacaaaaatctcaagaTATTGGAGGCTGAGGCAAGAGTGCTAGAATTAGCTTTATTTGACTTACAGGAAAGAGGATGGCTACCTGGCGTGGTTCAACTTGGTTGTACCTTTTTGTCTCAGAAGCTTGCAGGCATTAGTCCACTATACACAGTAAATTCAGAGGAATTACAGAACGTTATTGAACGTTGTATGCATATCATTGATGAGAACCATATCCAAGTCTATTGGACACATCGACGGGCTAATGTCGTAGCCAACTCTTTGATGGAATCTGCCAAAAGatacaaaaatgatatttgttCCACGAAATTAGATCGTGCACTATGTCGCTTTATCTGGGACCAAATGTTTGGCCCCTTTAAGCCTTATTTGTGTAAAACAACTAACACTTCTCAAGAGCGTTGGAAGTATCTCTTGTCAGATGAAGATGGATTTGCTCAAAAAATCATGAGTTGGATTAATATGG cACTGAATAAGGAGAGTATTCCAAGAGAAATCATATTTGAGATTTCTACAGCGAAGGGGTTGCGATTAGTAGAAAGATATTTGA TGTCAATAACTCCTGCCAACAACAAAGCCTCATATTCTTCTCAAAATCAAATCATACATATGTTGATTGATATTTTGGAACATTTGGAACCTATTCCAGTCCCA CGGACTATAACTATGTACTTGCGGTTTGAAGCTGAGATCAAG TTACTGTCaaatgatttgtttgaatcaTGTTCATCAAAAGATTTGACGTTTAGGTCCTATCCTCCAGCTTTCTACTATCAGCTAGGTGCAATACGGTTAAGAAGTCTTGTTGTAACACTACGG GTTTTGAGCTATTTTGCTCCAGGTCTTTCCATTCGTCGGCTTAATTTTGGACCCCGTATAAATTTTAGGGGGAAG ATGCCCTCCGAAAAACCTCCAAAAGATTTCAAAGCCAGATATTTGAAGGGTGCACATAAGAAAGATGATGAGCTTTATAACTACAAG GTTGTGGAAGCAATTTATTTCTAA
- the LOC133858134 gene encoding uncharacterized protein LOC133858134 isoform X1: MKEEIHKVSRFIQTVVATAFHYRKALANNSLKRDSILPSERPSKVKFVRWSPPTMTQKFKLDTHASISKQHIFLRYVLFDHRGIHLLRRAKVIRIENNTIVKAVEKNKNLKILEAEARVLELALFDLQERGWLPGVVQLGCTFLSQKLAGISPLYTVNSEELQNVIERCMHIIDENHIQVYWTHRRANVVANSLMESAKRYKNDICSTKLDRALCRFIWDQMFGPFKPYLCKTTNTSQERWKYLLSDEDGFAQKIMSWINMALNKESIPREIIFEISTAKGLRLVERYLMSITPANNKASYSSQNQIIHMLIDILEHLEPIPVPRTITMYLRFEAEIKLLSNDLFESCSSKDLTFRSYPPAFYYQLGAIRLRSLVVTLRVLSYFAPGLSIRRLNFGPRINFRGKDIRSAILGWIYLLSCAEFQIIDVLNEVECKCVEDVEVTLKEFVKKGLIIENKPKHYTKNVAKMPSEKPPKDFKARYLKGAHKKDDELYNYKVVEAIYF, from the exons ATGAAAGAGGAG ATTCACAAGGTTAGCCGATTCATCCAGACAGTCGTTGCAACAGCATTTCATTACAGAAAGGCACTGGCAAACAACAGCCTTAAAAGAGACTCCATACTTCCGTCAG aaCGTCCTTCCAAAGTTAAATTTGTAAGATGGTCACCTCCAACAATGACGCAAAAATTTAAACTTGACACACATGCAAGTATTTCAAAACAACACATTTTCTTGAGATATGTCCTCTTTGACCATCGTGGTATACATCTTCTACGACGTGCAAAAGTTATTAGAATTGAAAATAACACTATTGTGAAGGCTgtggaaaaaaacaaaaatctcaagaTATTGGAGGCTGAGGCAAGAGTGCTAGAATTAGCTTTATTTGACTTACAGGAAAGAGGATGGCTACCTGGCGTGGTTCAACTTGGTTGTACCTTTTTGTCTCAGAAGCTTGCAGGCATTAGTCCACTATACACAGTAAATTCAGAGGAATTACAGAACGTTATTGAACGTTGTATGCATATCATTGATGAGAACCATATCCAAGTCTATTGGACACATCGACGGGCTAATGTCGTAGCCAACTCTTTGATGGAATCTGCCAAAAGatacaaaaatgatatttgttCCACGAAATTAGATCGTGCACTATGTCGCTTTATCTGGGACCAAATGTTTGGCCCCTTTAAGCCTTATTTGTGTAAAACAACTAACACTTCTCAAGAGCGTTGGAAGTATCTCTTGTCAGATGAAGATGGATTTGCTCAAAAAATCATGAGTTGGATTAATATGG cACTGAATAAGGAGAGTATTCCAAGAGAAATCATATTTGAGATTTCTACAGCGAAGGGGTTGCGATTAGTAGAAAGATATTTGA TGTCAATAACTCCTGCCAACAACAAAGCCTCATATTCTTCTCAAAATCAAATCATACATATGTTGATTGATATTTTGGAACATTTGGAACCTATTCCAGTCCCA CGGACTATAACTATGTACTTGCGGTTTGAAGCTGAGATCAAG TTACTGTCaaatgatttgtttgaatcaTGTTCATCAAAAGATTTGACGTTTAGGTCCTATCCTCCAGCTTTCTACTATCAGCTAGGTGCAATACGGTTAAGAAGTCTTGTTGTAACACTACGG GTTTTGAGCTATTTTGCTCCAGGTCTTTCCATTCGTCGGCTTAATTTTGGACCCCGTATAAATTTTAGGGGGAAG GATATAAGGAGCGCCATTTTGGGATGGATTTACCTTCTATCATGTGCTGAATTTCAAATTATAGATGTCCTTAATGAAGTCGAGTGCAAATGTGTG GAGGATGTAGAAG TAACATTAAAGGAATTTGTGAAAAAAGGACTAATTATTGAGAACAAACCCAAGCATTACACAAAAAATGTGGCGAag ATGCCCTCCGAAAAACCTCCAAAAGATTTCAAAGCCAGATATTTGAAGGGTGCACATAAGAAAGATGATGAGCTTTATAACTACAAG GTTGTGGAAGCAATTTATTTCTAA
- the LOC133858134 gene encoding uncharacterized protein LOC133858134 isoform X2, translating into MTQKFKLDTHASISKQHIFLRYVLFDHRGIHLLRRAKVIRIENNTIVKAVEKNKNLKILEAEARVLELALFDLQERGWLPGVVQLGCTFLSQKLAGISPLYTVNSEELQNVIERCMHIIDENHIQVYWTHRRANVVANSLMESAKRYKNDICSTKLDRALCRFIWDQMFGPFKPYLCKTTNTSQERWKYLLSDEDGFAQKIMSWINMALNKESIPREIIFEISTAKGLRLVERYLMSITPANNKASYSSQNQIIHMLIDILEHLEPIPVPRTITMYLRFEAEIKLLSNDLFESCSSKDLTFRSYPPAFYYQLGAIRLRSLVVTLRVLSYFAPGLSIRRLNFGPRINFRGKDIRSAILGWIYLLSCAEFQIIDVLNEVECKCVEDVEVTLKEFVKKGLIIENKPKHYTKNVAKMPSEKPPKDFKARYLKGAHKKDDELYNYKVVEAIYF; encoded by the exons ATGACGCAAAAATTTAAACTTGACACACATGCAAGTATTTCAAAACAACACATTTTCTTGAGATATGTCCTCTTTGACCATCGTGGTATACATCTTCTACGACGTGCAAAAGTTATTAGAATTGAAAATAACACTATTGTGAAGGCTgtggaaaaaaacaaaaatctcaagaTATTGGAGGCTGAGGCAAGAGTGCTAGAATTAGCTTTATTTGACTTACAGGAAAGAGGATGGCTACCTGGCGTGGTTCAACTTGGTTGTACCTTTTTGTCTCAGAAGCTTGCAGGCATTAGTCCACTATACACAGTAAATTCAGAGGAATTACAGAACGTTATTGAACGTTGTATGCATATCATTGATGAGAACCATATCCAAGTCTATTGGACACATCGACGGGCTAATGTCGTAGCCAACTCTTTGATGGAATCTGCCAAAAGatacaaaaatgatatttgttCCACGAAATTAGATCGTGCACTATGTCGCTTTATCTGGGACCAAATGTTTGGCCCCTTTAAGCCTTATTTGTGTAAAACAACTAACACTTCTCAAGAGCGTTGGAAGTATCTCTTGTCAGATGAAGATGGATTTGCTCAAAAAATCATGAGTTGGATTAATATGG cACTGAATAAGGAGAGTATTCCAAGAGAAATCATATTTGAGATTTCTACAGCGAAGGGGTTGCGATTAGTAGAAAGATATTTGA TGTCAATAACTCCTGCCAACAACAAAGCCTCATATTCTTCTCAAAATCAAATCATACATATGTTGATTGATATTTTGGAACATTTGGAACCTATTCCAGTCCCA CGGACTATAACTATGTACTTGCGGTTTGAAGCTGAGATCAAG TTACTGTCaaatgatttgtttgaatcaTGTTCATCAAAAGATTTGACGTTTAGGTCCTATCCTCCAGCTTTCTACTATCAGCTAGGTGCAATACGGTTAAGAAGTCTTGTTGTAACACTACGG GTTTTGAGCTATTTTGCTCCAGGTCTTTCCATTCGTCGGCTTAATTTTGGACCCCGTATAAATTTTAGGGGGAAG GATATAAGGAGCGCCATTTTGGGATGGATTTACCTTCTATCATGTGCTGAATTTCAAATTATAGATGTCCTTAATGAAGTCGAGTGCAAATGTGTG GAGGATGTAGAAG TAACATTAAAGGAATTTGTGAAAAAAGGACTAATTATTGAGAACAAACCCAAGCATTACACAAAAAATGTGGCGAag ATGCCCTCCGAAAAACCTCCAAAAGATTTCAAAGCCAGATATTTGAAGGGTGCACATAAGAAAGATGATGAGCTTTATAACTACAAG GTTGTGGAAGCAATTTATTTCTAA
- the LOC133858134 gene encoding uncharacterized protein LOC133858134 isoform X5, whose amino-acid sequence MKEEIHKVSRFIQTVVATAFHYRKALANNSLKRDSILPSVSITPANNKASYSSQNQIIHMLIDILEHLEPIPVPRTITMYLRFEAEIKLLSNDLFESCSSKDLTFRSYPPAFYYQLGAIRLRSLVVTLRVLSYFAPGLSIRRLNFGPRINFRGKDIRSAILGWIYLLSCAEFQIIDVLNEVECKCVEDVEVTLKEFVKKGLIIENKPKHYTKNVAKMPSEKPPKDFKARYLKGAHKKDDELYNYKVVEAIYF is encoded by the exons ATGAAAGAGGAG ATTCACAAGGTTAGCCGATTCATCCAGACAGTCGTTGCAACAGCATTTCATTACAGAAAGGCACTGGCAAACAACAGCCTTAAAAGAGACTCCATACTTCCGTCAG TGTCAATAACTCCTGCCAACAACAAAGCCTCATATTCTTCTCAAAATCAAATCATACATATGTTGATTGATATTTTGGAACATTTGGAACCTATTCCAGTCCCA CGGACTATAACTATGTACTTGCGGTTTGAAGCTGAGATCAAG TTACTGTCaaatgatttgtttgaatcaTGTTCATCAAAAGATTTGACGTTTAGGTCCTATCCTCCAGCTTTCTACTATCAGCTAGGTGCAATACGGTTAAGAAGTCTTGTTGTAACACTACGG GTTTTGAGCTATTTTGCTCCAGGTCTTTCCATTCGTCGGCTTAATTTTGGACCCCGTATAAATTTTAGGGGGAAG GATATAAGGAGCGCCATTTTGGGATGGATTTACCTTCTATCATGTGCTGAATTTCAAATTATAGATGTCCTTAATGAAGTCGAGTGCAAATGTGTG GAGGATGTAGAAG TAACATTAAAGGAATTTGTGAAAAAAGGACTAATTATTGAGAACAAACCCAAGCATTACACAAAAAATGTGGCGAag ATGCCCTCCGAAAAACCTCCAAAAGATTTCAAAGCCAGATATTTGAAGGGTGCACATAAGAAAGATGATGAGCTTTATAACTACAAG GTTGTGGAAGCAATTTATTTCTAA
- the LOC133858134 gene encoding uncharacterized protein LOC133858134 isoform X4 — protein sequence MHIIDENHIQVYWTHRRANVVANSLMESAKRYKNDICSTKLDRALCRFIWDQMFGPFKPYLCKTTNTSQERWKYLLSDEDGFAQKIMSWINMALNKESIPREIIFEISTAKGLRLVERYLMSITPANNKASYSSQNQIIHMLIDILEHLEPIPVPRTITMYLRFEAEIKLLSNDLFESCSSKDLTFRSYPPAFYYQLGAIRLRSLVVTLRVLSYFAPGLSIRRLNFGPRINFRGKDIRSAILGWIYLLSCAEFQIIDVLNEVECKCVEDVEVTLKEFVKKGLIIENKPKHYTKNVAKMPSEKPPKDFKARYLKGAHKKDDELYNYKVVEAIYF from the exons ATGCATATCATTGATGAGAACCATATCCAAGTCTATTGGACACATCGACGGGCTAATGTCGTAGCCAACTCTTTGATGGAATCTGCCAAAAGatacaaaaatgatatttgttCCACGAAATTAGATCGTGCACTATGTCGCTTTATCTGGGACCAAATGTTTGGCCCCTTTAAGCCTTATTTGTGTAAAACAACTAACACTTCTCAAGAGCGTTGGAAGTATCTCTTGTCAGATGAAGATGGATTTGCTCAAAAAATCATGAGTTGGATTAATATGG cACTGAATAAGGAGAGTATTCCAAGAGAAATCATATTTGAGATTTCTACAGCGAAGGGGTTGCGATTAGTAGAAAGATATTTGA TGTCAATAACTCCTGCCAACAACAAAGCCTCATATTCTTCTCAAAATCAAATCATACATATGTTGATTGATATTTTGGAACATTTGGAACCTATTCCAGTCCCA CGGACTATAACTATGTACTTGCGGTTTGAAGCTGAGATCAAG TTACTGTCaaatgatttgtttgaatcaTGTTCATCAAAAGATTTGACGTTTAGGTCCTATCCTCCAGCTTTCTACTATCAGCTAGGTGCAATACGGTTAAGAAGTCTTGTTGTAACACTACGG GTTTTGAGCTATTTTGCTCCAGGTCTTTCCATTCGTCGGCTTAATTTTGGACCCCGTATAAATTTTAGGGGGAAG GATATAAGGAGCGCCATTTTGGGATGGATTTACCTTCTATCATGTGCTGAATTTCAAATTATAGATGTCCTTAATGAAGTCGAGTGCAAATGTGTG GAGGATGTAGAAG TAACATTAAAGGAATTTGTGAAAAAAGGACTAATTATTGAGAACAAACCCAAGCATTACACAAAAAATGTGGCGAag ATGCCCTCCGAAAAACCTCCAAAAGATTTCAAAGCCAGATATTTGAAGGGTGCACATAAGAAAGATGATGAGCTTTATAACTACAAG GTTGTGGAAGCAATTTATTTCTAA